From Populus trichocarpa isolate Nisqually-1 chromosome 19, P.trichocarpa_v4.1, whole genome shotgun sequence, a single genomic window includes:
- the LOC18108405 gene encoding 2-methylpropanoate--CoA ligase CCL4 isoform X2, whose protein sequence is MEELKPMPPSSCPFTPIGFLERAATVYGDCPSVIYNTTTYTWSQTYRRCLKVASSLSSNGIKPGQVVSVVAPNVPAMYELQFAVPMSGAILNNINTRLDARTISILLRHSESKLVFVDYLSLDVILEALSLFPPETPCPALVLITDEEEEAPPPPSLSVDFCTYESMVEKGDPEFKWVQPQSEWDPVVLNYTSGTTSAPKGVVQTHRATFIITIGSLIDWSLPKQAVYLWTLPIFHANGWSYAWGMAALGGTNICLRRVEAPTIYSLIKRHGVTHMCGAPVVLNMLTNSPNAERLQNPVQILTGGAPPPSAVLFRAESLGFVVSHGYGLTETAGLVTSCAWKPKWNTFPASERAILKSRQGVPIVGFTEMGVVDPNTGKSVERDGVSLGEVVLRGGSVMLGYFKDPLGTSMCMKDGWFYTGDVGVVHSDGYLEVKDRSKDVIISGGENISSVEIESVLYTHPAVNEAAVVARPDEFWGETPCAFVSLKNGLPHKPGEKDIIDYCREKMAHYMVPKIVVFKDELPKTSTGKIQKYLLREYAKVVDSSKVKMATGQVGSGFYLPLRSPRWLQTPFIPTPISTSICVPIPRCRPVSLYNFSQSIFFAKKRGSEIFSIFQKNQGTVLHQPHRLGNTHARFL, encoded by the exons ATGGAAGAACTAAAGCCAATGCCACCAAGCTCATGCCCCTTTACACCGATAGGCTTCCTGGAAAGAGCTGCCACTGTTTATGGTGATTGCCCATCCGTCATCTACAACACCACCACTTACACGTGGTCTCAAACCTACCGTCGATGTCTCAAGGTTGCATCTTCGCTATCATCCAATGGCATCAAGCCAGGTCAAGTGGTTTCCGTTGTGGCCCCTAACGTTCCTGCCATGTATGAGCTTCAATTTGCCGTGCCCATGTCTGGTGCCATCCTCAACAACATCAACACCCGTCTTGACGCTCGGACCATTTCCATACTCCTGCGTCACAGTGAGTCAAAGCTCGTCTTCGTTGATTATTTGTCCCTTGATGTTATTCTTGAAGCCCTCTCTTTGTTTCCACCTGAGACTCCATGCCCTGCCCTCGTCCTCATTACGGACGAGGAGGAAGAAGCACCGCCACCACCATCACTATCCGTAGACTTTTGTACTTATGAAAGCATGGTGGAGAAAGGAGATCCTGAGTTCAAGTGGGTCCAGCCACAAAGTGAGTGGGACCCGGTGGTTTTAAACTACACATCTGGTACTACCTCAGCTCCTAAAGGTGTGGTACAAACCCACAGAGCAACTTTCATCATAACCATTGGATCCTTGATTGATTGGAGCCTACCAAAACAAGCAGTGTATCTGTGGACCCTGCCTATATTTCACGCCAATGGGTGGAGTTATGCATGGGGTATGGCAGCTCTTGGCGGGACCAACATCTGTCTTCGTAGAGTGGAAGCCCCTACGATCTACAGCTTGATCAAAAGGCACGGGGTCACTCACATGTGTGGCGCACCTGTGGTGCTAAACATGCTAACAAACTCTCCCAACGCGGAACGCCTACAAAACCCAGTGCAAATTTTAACCGGGGGAGCTCCACCTCCATCCGCCGTGCTGTTCCGGGCAGAGTCACTTGGTTTTGTGGTGAGTCATGGATACGGTTTAACTGAAACAGCAGGGCTGGTCACTTCGTGTGCGTGGAAACCAAAGTGGAATACATTTCCAGCAAGTGAGAGAGCAATACTAAAGTCAAGACAAGGAGTTCCGATTGTTGGCTTCACCGAGATGGGCGTTGTGGATCCCAATACAGGAAAGAGTGTGGAAAGAGATGGGGTATCACTTGGTGAAGTTGTTTTGAGAGGTGGGAGTGTAATGTTAGGTTACTTTAAAGATCCATTAGGCACGTCGATGTGCATGAAAGATGGTTGGTTTTACACGGGCGACGTGGGTGTTGTGCACTCAGATGGATATTTAGAG GTCAAAGATAGGTCCAAAGACGTGATCATTAGCGGTGGAGAGAATATTAGCAGCGTAGAGATCGAGTCTGTGTTGTATACACATCCTGCTGTTAACGAGGCAGCTGTGGTGGCTAGGCCTGATGAGTTCTGGGGCGAGACACCGTGCGCGTTTGTGAGTTTGAAAAATGGTTTGCCTCACAAACCTGGTGAGAAAGATATAATTGATTATTGCAGGGAAAAGATGGCGCATTATATGGTACCAAAAATCGTGGTGTTCAAAGATGAGCTTCCAAAGACATCAACTGGGAAGATTCAGAAGTATTTGCTCAGAGAATATGCCAAGGTCGTGGATTCTTCGAAGGTAAAAATGGCAACCGGACAGGTCGGGAGTGGTTTTTATCTGCCTCTACGTTCTCCTCGATGGCTTCAAACACCCTTTATTCCCACTCCCATCTCCACCTCCATTTGCGTTCCCATTCCCCGTTGTCGTCCCGTCTCTCTGTACAACTTCAGTCAAAGCAtattttttgccaaaaaaagaGGTTCTGAAATATTCAGTATCTTTCAAAAGAACCAAGGAACAGTGCTCCATCAGCCACATCGTTTGGGCAACACTCATGCTCGATTCCTCTGA
- the LOC18108405 gene encoding 2-methylpropanoate--CoA ligase CCL4 isoform X1 has protein sequence MEELKPMPPSSCPFTPIGFLERAATVYGDCPSVIYNTTTYTWSQTYRRCLKVASSLSSNGIKPGQVVSVVAPNVPAMYELQFAVPMSGAILNNINTRLDARTISILLRHSESKLVFVDYLSLDVILEALSLFPPETPCPALVLITDEEEEAPPPPSLSVDFCTYESMVEKGDPEFKWVQPQSEWDPVVLNYTSGTTSAPKGVVQTHRATFIITIGSLIDWSLPKQAVYLWTLPIFHANGWSYAWGMAALGGTNICLRRVEAPTIYSLIKRHGVTHMCGAPVVLNMLTNSPNAERLQNPVQILTGGAPPPSAVLFRAESLGFVVSHGYGLTETAGLVTSCAWKPKWNTFPASERAILKSRQGVPIVGFTEMGVVDPNTGKSVERDGVSLGEVVLRGGSVMLGYFKDPLGTSMCMKDGWFYTGDVGVVHSDGYLEVKDRSKDVIISGGENISSVEIESVLYTHPAVNEAAVVARPDEFWGETPCAFVSLKNGLPHKPGEKDIIDYCREKMAHYMVPKIVVFKDELPKTSTGKIQKYLLREYAKVVDSSKVKMATGQVGSGFYLPLRSPRWLQTPFIPAPISTSICVPIPRCRPVSLYNFSQSIFFAKKRGSEIFSIFQKNQGTVLHQPHRLGNTHARFL, from the exons ATGGAAGAACTAAAGCCAATGCCACCAAGCTCATGCCCCTTTACACCGATAGGCTTCCTGGAAAGAGCTGCCACTGTTTATGGTGATTGCCCATCCGTCATCTACAACACCACCACTTACACGTGGTCTCAAACCTACCGTCGATGTCTCAAGGTTGCATCTTCGCTATCATCCAATGGCATCAAGCCAGGTCAAGTGGTTTCCGTTGTGGCCCCTAACGTTCCTGCCATGTATGAGCTTCAATTTGCCGTGCCCATGTCTGGTGCCATCCTCAACAACATCAACACCCGTCTTGACGCTCGGACCATTTCCATACTCCTGCGTCACAGTGAGTCAAAGCTCGTCTTCGTTGATTATTTGTCCCTTGATGTTATTCTTGAAGCCCTCTCTTTGTTTCCACCTGAGACTCCATGCCCTGCCCTCGTCCTCATTACGGACGAGGAGGAAGAAGCACCGCCACCACCATCACTATCCGTAGACTTTTGTACTTATGAAAGCATGGTGGAGAAAGGAGATCCTGAGTTCAAGTGGGTCCAGCCACAAAGTGAGTGGGACCCGGTGGTTTTAAACTACACATCTGGTACTACCTCAGCTCCTAAAGGTGTGGTACAAACCCACAGAGCAACTTTCATCATAACCATTGGATCCTTGATTGATTGGAGCCTACCAAAACAAGCAGTGTATCTGTGGACCCTGCCTATATTTCACGCCAATGGGTGGAGTTATGCATGGGGTATGGCAGCTCTTGGCGGGACCAACATCTGTCTTCGTAGAGTGGAAGCCCCTACGATCTACAGCTTGATCAAAAGGCACGGGGTCACTCACATGTGTGGCGCACCTGTGGTGCTAAACATGCTAACAAACTCTCCCAACGCGGAACGCCTACAAAACCCAGTGCAAATTTTAACCGGGGGAGCTCCACCTCCATCCGCCGTGCTGTTCCGGGCAGAGTCACTTGGTTTTGTGGTGAGTCATGGATACGGTTTAACTGAAACAGCAGGGCTGGTCACTTCGTGTGCGTGGAAACCAAAGTGGAATACATTTCCAGCAAGTGAGAGAGCAATACTAAAGTCAAGACAAGGAGTTCCGATTGTTGGCTTCACCGAGATGGGCGTTGTGGATCCCAATACAGGAAAGAGTGTGGAAAGAGATGGGGTATCACTTGGTGAAGTTGTTTTGAGAGGTGGGAGTGTAATGTTAGGTTACTTTAAAGATCCATTAGGCACGTCGATGTGCATGAAAGATGGTTGGTTTTACACGGGCGACGTGGGTGTTGTGCACTCAGATGGATATTTAGAGGTCAAAGATAGGTCCAAAGACGTGATCATTAGTGGTGGAGAGAATATTAGCAGCGTAGAGATCGAGTCTGTGTTGTATACACATCCTGCTGTTAACGAGGCAGCTGTGGTGGCTAGGCCTGATGAGTTTTGGGGCGAGACACCGTGCGCGTTTGTGAGTTTGAAAAATGGTTTGCCTCACAAACCTGGTGAGAAAGATATAATTGATTATTGCAGGGAAAAGATGGCGCATTATATGGTACCAAAAATCGTGGTGTTCAAAGATGAGCTTCCAAAGACATCAACTGGGAAGATTCAGAAGTATTTGCTCAGAGAATATGCCAAGGTCGTGGATTCTTCGAAGGTAAAAATGGCAACCGGACAGGTCGGGAGTGGTTTTTATCTGCCTCTACGTTCTCCTCGATGGCTTCAAACACCCTTTATTCCCGCTCCCATCTCCAC CTCCATTTGCGTTCCCATTCCCCGTTGTCGTCCCGTCTCTCTGTACAACTTCAGTCAAAGCAtattttttgccaaaaaaagaGGTTCTGAAATATTCAGTATCTTTCAAAAGAACCAAGGAACAGTGCTCCATCAGCCACATCGTTTGGGCAACACTCATGCTCGATTCCTCTGA
- the LOC18108406 gene encoding 2-methylpropanoate--CoA ligase CCL4 isoform X2 codes for MEELKPMPPSSCPFTPIGFLERAATVYGDCPSVIYNSTTYTWSQTYRRCLKVASSLSSNGIKPGQVVSVVAPNVPAMYELQFAVPMSGAILNNINTRLDARTISILLRHSESKLVFVDYLSLRVILEALSLFPPETPCPALVLITDEEEEAPPPPSLAVDFCTYESMVEKGDPEFKWVQPQSEWDPVVLNYTSGTTSAPKGVVQSHRGTFTITIGSLIDWSLPKQAVYLWTLPIFHANGWSYPWGMAAVGGANICLRRVEAPTIYSLIKRHGVTHMCGAPVVLNMLTNSPNAERLQNPVQILTGGAPPPSAVLFRAESLGFVVSHGYGLTETAGLFTSCAWKPKWNTFPASERARLKSRQGVPFVGFTEMGVVDPNTGKSVERDGVSLGEVVLRGGSVMLGYFKDPLGTSMCMKDGWFYTGDVGVLHSDGYLEVKDRSKDVIISGGENISSVEIESVLYTHPAVNEAAVVARPDEFWGETPCAFVSLKHGLPHKPGEKDIIDYCREKMAHYMVPKIVVFKDELPKTSTGKIQKYLLREYAKVVDSSKVKMATGQVGSGFYLPLTSPRWLQTPFIPTPYPVKAVNILIPTPISTSICVPIPRCRPVSLYNFSQSTYFARKRGSEISIFQKSKGTVLHPPHRLCNTHARFL; via the exons ATGGAAGAACTAAAGCCAATGCCACCAAGCTCATGCCCCTTTACACCCATAGGCTTCCTGGAAAGAGCTGCCACTGTTTATGGTGATTGCCCATCCGTCATCTACAACAGCACCACTTACACGTGGTCTCAAAC CTACCGTCGATGTCTCAAGGTTGCATCTTCGCTATCATCCAATGGCATCAAGCCAGGTCAAGTGGTTTCCGTTGTGGCCCCTAACGTTCCTGCCATGTATGAGCTTCAATTTGCCGTGCCCATGTCTGGTGCCATCCTCAACAACATCAACACCCGTCTTGACGCTCGGACCATTTCCATACTCCTGCGTCACAGTGAGTCAAAGCTCGTCTTCGTTGATTATTTGTCGCTTCGTGTTATTCTTGAAGCCCTCTCTTTGTTTCCACCTGAGACTCCATGCCCTGCCCTCGTCCTCATTACGGACGAGGAGGAAGAAGCACCGCCACCACCATCACTAGCCGTAGACTTTTGTACTTACGAAAGCATGGTGGAGAAAGGAGATCCTGAGTTCAAGTGGGTCCAGCCACAAAGTGAGTGGGACCCGGTGGTTTTAAACTACACATCAGGTACTACCTCAGCTCCTAAAGGTGTGGTACAATCCCACAGAGGAACTTTCACCATAACCATTGGATCCTTGATTGATTGGAGCCTTCCAAAACAAGCAGTGTATCTGTGGACCCTGCCGATATTTCACGCCAATGGGTGGAGTTATCCATGGGGTATGGCAGCTGTTGGCGGGGCCAACATCTGTCTTCGTAGAGTGGAAGCCCCTACGATCTACAGCTTGATCAAAAGGCACGGGGTCACTCACATGTGTGGCGCACCTGTGGTGCTAAACATGCTAACAAACTCTCCCAACGCGGAACGCCTACAAAACCCAGTGCAAATTTTAACCGGGGGAGCTCCACCTCCATCCGCCGTGCTGTTCCGGGCAGAATCACTTGGTTTTGTGGTGAGTCATGGATACGGTTTAACTGAAACGGCAGGGCTGTTCACTTCGTGTGCGTGGAAACCAAAGTGGAATACATTTCCAGCAAGTGAGAGAGCTAGACTAAAGTCAAGACAAGGGGTTCCGTTTGTTGGCTTCACCGAGATGGGCGTTGTGGATCCCAATACAGGAAAGAGTGTGGAAAGAGATGGGGTATCACTTGGTGAAGTTGTTTTGAGAGGTGGGAGCGTAATGTTAGGTTACTTTAAAGATCCATTAGGCACGTCGATGTGCATGAAAGATGGTTGGTTTTACACGGGAGATGTGGGTGTTCTGCACTCAGATGGATATTTAGAGGTCAAAGATAGGTCCAAAGACGTGATCATTAGCGGTGGAGAGAATATTAGCAGCGTAGAGATCGAGTCTGTGTTGTATACACATCCTGCTGTTAACGAGGCAGCTGTGGTGGCTAGGCCTGATGAGTTCTGGGGCGAGACACCGTGCGCGTTTGTGAGTTTGAAACATGGTTTGCCTCACAAACCTGGTGAGAAAGATATAATTGATTATTGCAGGGAAAAGATGGCGCATTATATGGTACCAAAAATCGTGGTGTTCAAAGATGAGCTTCCAAAGACATCAACTGGGAAGATTCAGAAGTATTTGCTCAGAGAATATGCCAAGGTCGTGGATTCTTCGAAGGTAAAAATGGCAACCGGACAGGTCGGGAGTGGTTTTTATCTGCCTCTAACTTCTCCTAGATGGCTTCAAACACCCTTTATTCCCACCCCATACCCCGTCAAGGCCGTAAACATCCTTATCCCCACTCCCATCTCCACCTCCATTTGCGTTCCCATTCCCCGTTGTCGTCCCGTCTCTCTGTACAACTTCAGTCAAAGCACATATTTTGCCAGAAAAAGAGGTTCTGAAATCAGTATCTTTCAAAAGAGCAAAGGAACAGTGCTCCATCCGCCACATCGTTTGTGCAACACTCATGCTCGATTCCTCTGA
- the LOC18108406 gene encoding 2-methylpropanoate--CoA ligase CCL4 isoform X1, whose product MEELKPMPPSSCPFTPIGFLERAATVYGDCPSIIYNNTTYTWSQTYRRCLKVASSLSSNGIKPGQVVSVVAPNVPAMYELQFAVPMSGAILNNINTRLDARTISILLRHSESKLVFVDYLSLRVILEALSLFPPETPCPALVLITDEEEEAPPPPSLAVDFCTYESMVEKGDPEFKWVQPQSEWDPVVLNYTSGTTSAPKGVVQSHRGTFTITIGSLIDWSLPKQAVYLWTLPIFHANGWSYPWGMAAVGGANICLRRVEAPTIYSLIKRHGVTHMCGAPVVLNMLTNSPNAERLQNPVQILTGGAPPPSAVLFRAESLGFVVSHGYGLTETAGLFTSCAWKPKWNTFPASERARLKSRQGVPFVGFTEMGVVDPNTGKSVERDGVSLGEVVLRGGSVMLGYFKDPLGTSMCMKDGWFYTGDVGVLHSDGYLEVKDRSKDVIISGGENISSVEIESVLYTHPAVNEAAVVARPDEFWGETPCAFVSLKHGLPHKPGEKDIIDYCREKMAHYMVPKIVVFKDELPKTSTGKIQKYLLREYAKVVDSSKVKMATGQVGSGFYLPLTSPRWLQTPFIPTPYPVKAVNILIPTPISTSICVPIPRCRPVSLYNFSQSTYFARKRGSEISIFQKSKGTVLHPPHRLCNTHARFL is encoded by the coding sequence ATGGAAGAACTAAAGCCAATGCCACCAAGCTCATGCCCCTTTACACCCATAGGCTTCCTGGAAAGAGCTGCCACTGTTTATGGTGATTGCCCATCCATCATCTACAACAACACCACTTACACCTGGTCTCAAACCTACCGTCGATGTCTCAAGGTTGCATCTTCGCTATCATCCAATGGCATCAAGCCAGGTCAAGTGGTTTCCGTTGTGGCCCCTAACGTTCCTGCCATGTATGAGCTTCAATTTGCCGTGCCCATGTCTGGTGCCATCCTCAACAACATCAACACCCGTCTTGACGCTCGGACCATTTCCATACTCCTGCGTCACAGTGAGTCAAAGCTCGTCTTCGTTGATTATTTGTCGCTTCGTGTTATTCTTGAAGCCCTCTCTTTGTTTCCACCTGAGACTCCATGCCCTGCCCTCGTCCTCATTACGGACGAGGAGGAAGAAGCACCGCCACCACCATCACTAGCCGTAGACTTTTGTACTTACGAAAGCATGGTGGAGAAAGGAGATCCTGAGTTCAAGTGGGTCCAGCCACAAAGTGAGTGGGACCCGGTGGTTTTAAACTACACATCAGGTACTACCTCAGCTCCTAAAGGTGTGGTACAATCCCACAGAGGAACTTTCACCATAACCATTGGATCCTTGATTGATTGGAGCCTTCCAAAACAAGCAGTGTATCTGTGGACCCTGCCGATATTTCACGCCAATGGGTGGAGTTATCCATGGGGTATGGCAGCTGTTGGCGGGGCCAACATCTGTCTTCGTAGAGTGGAAGCCCCTACGATCTACAGCTTGATCAAAAGGCACGGGGTCACTCACATGTGTGGCGCACCTGTGGTGCTAAACATGCTAACAAACTCTCCCAACGCGGAACGCCTACAAAACCCAGTGCAAATTTTAACCGGGGGAGCTCCACCTCCATCCGCCGTGCTGTTCCGGGCAGAATCACTTGGTTTTGTGGTGAGTCATGGATACGGTTTAACTGAAACGGCAGGGCTGTTCACTTCGTGTGCGTGGAAACCAAAGTGGAATACATTTCCAGCAAGTGAGAGAGCTAGACTAAAGTCAAGACAAGGGGTTCCGTTTGTTGGCTTCACCGAGATGGGCGTTGTGGATCCCAATACAGGAAAGAGTGTGGAAAGAGATGGGGTATCACTTGGTGAAGTTGTTTTGAGAGGTGGGAGCGTAATGTTAGGTTACTTTAAAGATCCATTAGGCACGTCGATGTGCATGAAAGATGGTTGGTTTTACACGGGAGATGTGGGTGTTCTGCACTCAGATGGATATTTAGAGGTCAAAGATAGGTCCAAAGACGTGATCATTAGCGGTGGAGAGAATATTAGCAGCGTAGAGATCGAGTCTGTGTTGTATACACATCCTGCTGTTAACGAGGCAGCTGTGGTGGCTAGGCCTGATGAGTTCTGGGGCGAGACACCGTGCGCGTTTGTGAGTTTGAAACATGGTTTGCCTCACAAACCTGGTGAGAAAGATATAATTGATTATTGCAGGGAAAAGATGGCGCATTATATGGTACCAAAAATCGTGGTGTTCAAAGATGAGCTTCCAAAGACATCAACTGGGAAGATTCAGAAGTATTTGCTCAGAGAATATGCCAAGGTCGTGGATTCTTCGAAGGTAAAAATGGCAACCGGACAGGTCGGGAGTGGTTTTTATCTGCCTCTAACTTCTCCTAGATGGCTTCAAACACCCTTTATTCCCACCCCATACCCCGTCAAGGCCGTAAACATCCTTATCCCCACTCCCATCTCCACCTCCATTTGCGTTCCCATTCCCCGTTGTCGTCCCGTCTCTCTGTACAACTTCAGTCAAAGCACATATTTTGCCAGAAAAAGAGGTTCTGAAATCAGTATCTTTCAAAAGAGCAAAGGAACAGTGCTCCATCCGCCACATCGTTTGTGCAACACTCATGCTCGATTCCTCTGA